In Serratia sp. FDAARGOS_506, a genomic segment contains:
- the rpoE gene encoding RNA polymerase sigma factor RpoE translates to MSEQLTDQVLVERVQKGDQKSFNLLVVRYQHKVASLVSRYVPQGDVPDVVQESFIKAYRALESFRGDSAFYTWLYRIAVNTAKNYLVAQGRRPPSSDVDANDAENYESAGALKEISNPENLMLSEELRQIVFRTIESLPEDLRMAITLRELDGLSYEEIAAIMDCPVGTVRSRIFRAREAIDNKVQPLIQR, encoded by the coding sequence ATGAGCGAGCAGTTAACGGATCAAGTTCTGGTCGAGCGGGTCCAAAAGGGCGATCAGAAATCGTTTAACCTACTGGTAGTGCGCTATCAGCATAAGGTGGCGAGTCTCGTTTCCCGCTATGTGCCGCAGGGCGATGTGCCCGATGTGGTGCAGGAGTCGTTTATCAAGGCCTATCGCGCACTGGAATCGTTCCGTGGCGACAGCGCTTTTTATACCTGGTTGTATCGAATCGCCGTGAACACGGCAAAGAATTATCTGGTTGCTCAGGGGCGCCGTCCGCCATCCAGTGATGTGGACGCCAACGACGCGGAAAATTACGAAAGTGCGGGCGCACTGAAAGAAATTTCGAACCCTGAGAACTTAATGTTGTCAGAAGAGCTGAGACAGATAGTTTTCCGTACCATTGAGTCGCTCCCTGAGGATCTTCGCATGGCGATTACCCTGCGGGAGTTGGATGGTCTAAGCTACGAAGAGATAGCCGCCATCATGGATTGCCCGGTCGGAACCGTACGTTCGCGTATTTTCCGCGCCCGGGAAGCTATCGATAATAAAGTTCAACCGCTGATCCAGCGTTAG
- the nadB gene encoding L-aspartate oxidase gives MQPSSEHVSDVLIVGSGAAGLSLALRLAQHCKVTVLSKGPLSEGATFYAQGGIAAVFDETDSIASHVDDTLIAGAGLCDKEAVEFIAGNARHCVQWLIDQGVLFDTEVNAQGEEHYHLTREGGHSHRRILHAADATGKEVETTLVGKASAHPNICVMERRNAVDLITSNKIGLPGTRRVVGAYVWNRELERVETYRAKTVVLATGGAAKVYQYTTNPDISSGDGIAMAWRAGCRVANLEFNQFHPTCLFHPQARNFLLTEALRGEGAYLKRPDGSRFMPDFDPRGELAPRDIVARAIDHEMKRLGADCMYLDISHKPAEFITQHFPMIHEKLLTLGFDLTRQPIPIVPAAHYTCGGVMVDQHGRTDLDGLYAIGEVSYTGLHGANRMASNSLLECLVYGWSAAEDILQRLPFIQQAKQVPQWDESRVDDADERVVIQHNWHELRLFMWDYVGIVRTTKRLERALRRINTLQAEIDEYYANFRISNNLLELRNLVQVAELIVRSAMARKESRGLHYTLDYPDLLPEALPTILQP, from the coding sequence ATGCAACCATCATCTGAACATGTTAGCGATGTACTGATCGTCGGCAGCGGCGCTGCGGGCCTGTCACTGGCGCTGCGCCTGGCGCAGCATTGCAAGGTTACCGTTCTCAGCAAGGGGCCGCTCAGCGAGGGCGCCACCTTTTACGCCCAGGGCGGGATCGCCGCGGTGTTCGATGAGACGGACAGCATTGCCTCACACGTTGATGACACTTTGATTGCCGGCGCCGGCCTGTGCGATAAAGAGGCCGTCGAATTCATCGCCGGCAACGCGCGCCACTGCGTGCAGTGGCTGATCGATCAGGGCGTGCTGTTCGATACCGAGGTCAACGCGCAGGGCGAGGAACATTATCACCTCACGCGCGAAGGCGGCCACAGCCATCGCCGCATCCTGCACGCCGCGGACGCTACCGGTAAGGAAGTAGAGACCACGCTGGTGGGGAAAGCAAGCGCTCACCCCAATATTTGCGTGATGGAGCGCCGCAACGCGGTTGACCTCATCACCTCGAACAAAATTGGCCTGCCGGGCACCCGCCGAGTGGTGGGCGCTTACGTCTGGAACCGCGAGCTGGAGCGGGTGGAAACCTACCGCGCCAAAACGGTGGTGCTGGCCACCGGCGGCGCGGCCAAGGTGTACCAATACACCACCAACCCGGACATCTCCTCCGGCGACGGCATCGCCATGGCCTGGCGCGCCGGCTGCCGGGTCGCCAACCTGGAGTTCAACCAGTTCCACCCGACCTGCCTGTTCCATCCGCAGGCGCGCAATTTCCTGCTGACCGAAGCGCTGCGCGGCGAAGGGGCTTACCTGAAGCGCCCGGACGGCAGCCGCTTTATGCCGGATTTTGACCCGCGCGGCGAACTGGCCCCGCGCGATATCGTCGCCCGCGCCATCGACCATGAAATGAAGCGCCTGGGCGCCGACTGCATGTACCTGGACATCAGCCACAAGCCGGCGGAGTTCATCACTCAGCACTTCCCTATGATCCACGAGAAGCTGCTGACGCTGGGCTTCGATCTGACCCGGCAGCCGATCCCGATCGTCCCGGCGGCGCACTACACCTGCGGCGGCGTGATGGTCGATCAGCACGGCCGCACCGATCTCGATGGGCTGTACGCCATCGGCGAAGTCAGCTATACCGGCCTGCACGGCGCCAACCGCATGGCGTCGAATTCGCTGCTGGAGTGCCTGGTGTACGGTTGGTCGGCGGCGGAAGACATTCTGCAGCGCCTGCCGTTCATTCAGCAGGCCAAACAGGTGCCGCAGTGGGATGAAAGCCGGGTGGACGATGCGGACGAACGGGTGGTAATTCAGCACAACTGGCACGAGCTGCGGCTGTTCATGTGGGATTACGTCGGCATCGTGCGCACCACCAAGCGGCTGGAGCGTGCCCTGCGCCGCATCAACACGCTGCAGGCGGAAATCGACGAGTACTACGCGAACTTCCGCATCTCCAACAACCTGCTGGAACTGCGC